One Capra hircus breed San Clemente chromosome 3, ASM170441v1, whole genome shotgun sequence genomic window, AATTTGTCAGGAACATTTAATTTCAGGGAGAGTGGCTGAAGATGATGTTAGAGAGGATATggagcaaggttgtgaaagattTCTGTacccagagaaagaatttaaattctattatttttatagtcATTGAAGAGCCAAGAAACATTTCCAGAAAGGGGATAGTGTGCTAACTTTAAAGGGGCAATGTGAGGATGTGGATGTTCTTGGGGAGTCTTGATATGCAGAGGGGTGTGCATGGGGGAGGCCGAGGAGCCAGGCTCACCCATGTGGTGGTGTCCATTGACATATAGACAGTGTCAGTGCCAGATTCCTCTGGGAGGGGCTGGTCCAGAACTGCCTCTAGCCTGCAGGGTCTTCCCAGGACAGACACATGCTTGACCCAGTAAGCAGAGCACACTAGTCTTAGCCTCCACTGTCCTCTGAATGAGTAGACAGGTGTGTACACTGCAGATCCTGCATTCCTTTGATATGCCTGATCTGAAACTTCCCCTGAGCACATAGGAGAAGAGATGAGGTGCAGGGGCCAAGGGTGCTGTGTGTGCATGGCACAACAGCCCCTCTGGCAAAGGAAAGCCATGGTATATGATGGATAAAGGTGTAcctgtgtgctgagtcgcttcagtcgtgtccgactctttgtaaccccatggactgtagcctgccaggctcctctgtccatgggattctccaggcaagtatacttgagtgggttgccatgccctcctccagggtatcttcccaacccatggatcgaacccacgtctcttgtattggtagacaagttctttaccactagcaccacctgggaacctcaGATAAGGGTAAACTGACAAACATGACTTTGTGACCCTagacaagttatttaatttcCCTGAGACTCAAGTTCCTCATATGTTCAATGGAGACAAAAGTACCTATCGCACTGGATTGTTGGGTATTAAGTGAGATAATACCTGCAAAGCACTGACTCGGTAAGCACATGGCACACACTCAATACATGTTAGCTATTAATGTTTCTACCACTACCAATACTAAATGAGATAATCCTTCTAAGCCTGGAAAGAGAGTATCAGCTGTACACACATTCAAGTTAACTGTCCCCACTCCCTTAACTCCTGCAGCCCTGAACTTCCATGGGAGGAAGATGGCCATCCAGAGACTGACAGCAATGATGGGACCTGGATAAATCCCATGTTAGAGAGGTTGACTATGTCTACATACCTCCTCATAGCATCAGGGGATGCTTGTTCAAGGGCCACTGGAGGAAGCACCAAGAACAGGGTTCATATGGGAAGCAGGCATTCCTGGCCCCTGTCCTCCATCTCCATCCAgcctcatttctttttgttgttgttgtggggaatattattttgtttttttaactttttatttttactggggtatagctgactaacaatgttgtgatagtttcaggtgaacagcagagggactcagccctaCATatgcatgtacccattctcccccaaactcctctcccatccaggctgtcacataacactgagcagcgttctgtgtgctatacagaaggtccttgttggttattgattttaaatatagcagaatgTACAGgcccattccaaactccctaactatccctccccacACACCCTTCCCCACCAgcaactgtaagtttgttctctaaatctATGAGGCTATATCTGttttataagttcatttatatcgtctctttttagattccacatatgagggaTGTCATTCAATGTTTCTCTTTCTCGttccactcagtatgacagtctctaggcccatctatgttgctgcaaaaggctttatttcattctttttaacgcCAGCCTCATTTCTTCCCATACCCGTTTCCCCTGACCTCAGGCTGTTCTTCCTTTCCCAGTGTATCCCACCACCCACTCTCTCTGCTGCTTCCCCTCCCGTTCTCCTCCCTGAGCAAGGGAAGGTTTTTTTCCCCAGAACTTTTGCCCCTTTTCTCTGGATGTCTCCAGACAGTGGCTGAAGTGAGGGGACCTTTGGACATAGAACTATGCAGCCCAGGTGTCCTTGTCAGCTGGGCCAGGTGGGGTCTAGGTTTTCTGGGGAGCAACAGTGCCCTGGTAAGTTGCTGAACGCGGGCCAGAGAGCAGAAGGGGAGAGGAGCAGTAGGAGGAACTGTAGTCCCCTGCCTGCCTAGGGAGGGAGCGAGCTGGGGCTGAAGCGAGAGGCTGCTGCCCGTGCAGCGTGGTGAGCCATCCCGCGGGCTGTGTTGGTGGCCTGACCACAGGCCAGGTTAACAGGATGTGAGAAGGAAGGGCACTGAGTGGCAGCAATTGTGGAGACTGCTGGTTAGGCAGAGCTGGGTCTCTACTCTAAGGCtacctcctcagagaggcctttcCTAAACTCTGTCTAAAGCAACACCCTccaggaatttgggggagaatggacacttgtatatgtatggctgagtcccttagtTGTCCatgtgaaactatcacaacattgttgattGGCTGTCttctcataaaaaataaaaaagagattttaaataatgaaataatacccTCCCCCAGTACCCCCAGCTGCTATTCTCTATTTCCTCACcgtgctttgtttttcttcatagcatttaGCAATGCCTGCAATTAACTACTGTTTATTTGTTGCCAGTATACTGCTCTTCTCCCTAGACTCTGTGTCATTTGATACTCTATTTTTAGTACCTTAGACTGGATccctggtacacagtaggtcctcaatAAATACTGGTTGAAGGTAAGAGTGAGTGATCACCATTGCCATTATCCAGAGCTACTCCCCTGCCTATGGCTGAATACTCAGAATCCATGCTATGTGCTAGGGAGGAGTCAGTCACCCGCTGGTCCCGCAGAGTGCCAGTGTGGCCCTTCTTTCTAGAGAGTGCTCAGAAGCCTCAGATTTGAAGTGATATTGCAAAGATCCTCTCCTGAGATCATATGGACTGTGTCCCTGGATAGGGATGGGATGGTGCCCTTTGTCCATGCCTGCTCTCCATCTAACTCCAGGGGTGAGAGACAGTCTAGAGAGGTGAGTTAATAGGCTCTTCCTGGATGTCAGTGAGAGGATTGTCTTGGTCAGTCGGAAGCTGGGGTCCTAAACCAGGAAAGGGAGCCTAGAAGTTGACTTCGTTTTCTTGGCTTAGGACCAGGGCTGACTTTTCTGTACTACAGTAGAGAAGCTCTGTAAGGACTGGACATAGGCATACTCCTCAAGGCGGGAGGAAGACCTGGGAACACTCAATCCAAAGACAGTGTGGGTGTGCAGAACTAGTAACTAGCCACTGCTGCAAGGACCACAACTTGGTTCAGATAAAAGGCCAAAGAAGCCACCGTTATTTTTCATGTCCGAGAAAGCACTTTCCTCAgctgaagaagagaatgaagtCTCATTGATCACGTATCTGTGAACCTGACTACAAGATACtgggatgaaaagtgaaaaatgctCAGAATCTCAGACATTTTATAGCTGTATAACCCAAGCATCCACATAACCACATTTTTTACTTTGCAACCAGAGATTTGGTGTGATATAGACTcataatttggagaaggaaatggcaacccactccagtgttcttgcctggagaatcccagggaggggggagcctggttggctgccgtctacggggttgcacatagtcggacacgactgaagcaacttagcagcagcaacagcagactcATAACTGGTAATATTCTATCTATGTGTGTGCACGTATACACATATAAGTAGTTTTTAAGTTATTCATGTCTTCTGCTTGTAGACagaatatttcacatttttatattaagtATATAGACCATTGTGGTGTGCTAAAGTTctcggggtagcaaagagtcggacatgacttagcgactgaataacaacaacaacatgggcTTTTGTAAATGATATTCTTCATCTCTCCAGTTTGGTCCAGGGTTTAATTAATTTTCCTTGCTTGCAAGTATCATGTCCTAAATCTATGTCCTGATTAGATGTCTCAGTGCTCCAACAGTAAAGTGCACCCTATTCTTAATAAGTACCATAAGGACTGAGAGTCATCATAGGAGGGGTCTTCTCATTGCCATTAAGTAGTCATGTGACTTAGACACTTAATCTCTTTGCACCTCAGTTTCCCAACTCTAATGTGAAGAAACTGGGTTAGTTACTAAATTTTCTTTTAGAGCAAAATTAATCTATGATTCAAGCAACGTTTTAATAGAAAcactctaatttttttcttcattgagaGAAACATGATCTATGTCACCATCATATGTGGAGCGTCTATTTATAGACAGATCAATGTCCAAGTTCAGGAAGAGCACCAAACATCTCAATACATGTTACGatttagttttgttgttgttgttttaattagtTGCTTTCTGAGGAATTGAGTCCATTAAGATATTTTATGCTCAGCAAGTATGTTCATTATTTTTAGACAGTATGTTTAAAATAAAGGAGATAACTTTATTTGATACCTTTATTTATATGCAAAACAGCGCACCATTCATGAGATATGAAAAACTCGTCAGATAGAAACCAGATTATATCTATTTTCACTACAAAATATTGCATTATATAAAGCAACAGAGAcacaaaaaaaccctgaaaagaCTAAATTCTTTGGATAGCAgatgtggttcttttttttttttttcccttatctcTAAAATACGCTCCTTGTTTTAAGAGTTTCACAGCTGAGAACATGAAACATTATCAGGCTACAgacttttctttttggttgtcACAGAGGAAAGtagttctgaattcttttttcttttttttttttaggaaaataacTTAATTTCCTAAAACCATCCCACACACAAACatcacacgcgcacacacacacaaagaagctACTCTCCTTTTAAACGGTTCGCAAAGTACTTTTCAGACATAACTACGGATAAGGATAACAacgcttactttttaaaaaactataatagTGAAGTGCTAGTGTTGCTGATCTCACAATAAAAGAACCAACAAACatcttaatatataaaatatgtttagaAACAGGGAGGTGTGGGAAATTTGTTATACAAGTGCAATATAATAAGAGCAAAAAGAAAGACCACAGTATAATCTCATCAAACACCGTAAAAAGTTAGACATAATTATTCCACAAGGAGAAAGTGTAAACACTTGACTATAAATAAATTGGCACAGAGTATCCAAAGTAAAATTATCACcactctgaaaaataaatgtctgaaAAAAATACTCTACTCCTtctaacataaataaaaataggttGTCTTTTTCTAACTGCACCTATGGGTCCACATGTTTAAGgtcacaaatagatgtttttggaTATATAAAGGGGCACTTCGCCTGAAAAAGCAATCAGATattaaattttccatttaaatatgGATTCTCCTGTCTCCAGTAGCATCAGACCTTGGGGTTAAAAATCTCACCAAACTCAAATCTCTCCACAGTGTCTGTCTGTTCTCAATGTGTCTTTTTAGCCTTACCAAATAGTCTAGGCTTGTCTGTTTCATTTGGATTCTATTATAACCTTCCTTTTCACAACGGAACAGAAAGTTTTCTGTGTTCCACCTTTCTGTGCCTTAAATCTTTGCCCTGGAGGCgattccctctcctcccctccgaATGTTTGGTGATTTGTCAATTAGAAAAAATAGCCAGATAGTCTAAGGATAAAAGCCCAGACTCTGAGCTTCTGCCCCTCATCCTTTCAAAACATGAAGATCTGTGGGAGATGAACGCAGGAGAACTCAAAGTCTCCAGTGAGCTAAAGCAACAATCCCTAAAGGGATCCTAACACGTGGAGCGGAGACCTGGAGGTCACTCGTCTGGGTGCCTCCAGGAGGTTCGCCTTGCCTGAAACACACTCCTTGCAGGCCCCAGGACTCCCCAGACAACCCCACCCTTCTGGAGTCGGAAACCTTAGAGTCGCCCGGCGGACAGGAGAGAACACAGTGCGAGCCTCCTCCCGGGTCCGAGGCCCGGTGGCCGCTGTCCCGCAGGGCCGCCGCCTCCACCGCCATCCCCGCGGCGGCCGCCCCAGTGGGCCGCGTTTCCCCCACTCCCGGCCAGGCGGCCCCTCGCCGCGACCCCGGCCCTAGACGTCCAGGACGTGGTTCAGATAGGAGATGTAACAGATGGCCAGGCGCAGGATCTCGATCTTGGACAGCTTCTTGTCCGGGGGCAGCGTGGGCAGCAGTTTGCGGAGCTCGGCGAAGGCCAGGTTGAAGGCCTCCACGCGGATGCGCTCGCGGGTGGCGTGGGCCGAGCGGTACTTGGCGGTGGCGCGCCGGCGGCGGCGCTTCTCCTCGCGGCTCAGCTGCGGCGGGTGCGGGTAGAGCGCGGCCCGGCTGCCGCCCTTGCCGTCGGCCTCCTCCACCGGCTCCAGGTCCGACACGCTGCCCAGCACCTTGGCGTCTGCGCCGCCCAGCGACTCCGGATCCGAGTGCGCCGAGCTGGGGTGGTCCGAGTCGGCGGCTTGGTCGGGACTCAGCATCATTTTGGAGGCTGAGGGGAGTCAGAAAAGCGATCAGTGAAAGGAAATGGGGCGGGGGTCCTTCTTTGGCTAGGAGCGAGAGCGGGCGGGGGCCTAACCCGCCGGGCTTCCGCGCGGCCCGGGCCAGCTTCCCACGGCGCTCTGGCTCGCTCCCCCGAGCGGGTCCCGCGGGGAGGGAGCGCGCCGAGGCGGGCAGACCCGAGGGCCTAGACCCGAGCCTCCGCCTGGCGCAGGAGCCGGAGAGGCCTCGCCCTGGCCCAGGCCGCATCCCGGGCCTGATCCCGCGGCCTCCGGGAGGCTGAGACTGGCCTGCGGGCCTGCTCCGGGGAACCGCCGCCGGCCTGCGAGGCCGCCACTGGGTTTTGTGTTTCTTTCGACTAAATACAGCTCGGCCATTCCGCCTGCCTCACTTCTCCGACCCTGGCAAACGAATGAATCCGAACGACGAATTCACCTGGGTTTTGCTAGGGCACGGGGAGACACGAAGCGCGCTTCCCGCCCAGAGGGCCTGGGGCGAAGCCGCGGGAGAGCCGGGCGCCCGCGGGCCTCGAGCGGGCCTGGGGCAAGGGGCGTCCGGGGTTTCAGAGGAACTCAGCCCTGAGCACAGACGGCCCGGAGTGGGAAGGCCTCCCCGTACCCCCCTCTCTTTTCGCAATAATCAAGAGATGACGGAACCAACGTGAAGGCTCCTTTCAATAGCAAATGGACTCTTATGCCCTCGCAGGCTCCCGAAGCACCATCTGTCACACAGACAGCTACACACTTCGGGGACCTAGGGACGCGGCGACGTGGGATAAGACAATGCGCCCGCAGTCTGCCGACCACCTCCCAGGAAAAGGTCGGCGGCCGGGTGGCTGcaggaggagagaaaggagggaaggcatcggccggggggcggggggagtcgGGGGGAGGCGGGCACCGCGCCTTCTGCCCCGGCCCGAGCTGCAACCCCAACCCGCAAAGTTCGGTGCTCCGGGGCGGAGAGTCGGAAGCCCGCTGCAGTCCC contains:
- the NHLH2 gene encoding helix-loop-helix protein 2, with amino-acid sequence MMLSPDQAADSDHPSSAHSDPESLGGADAKVLGSVSDLEPVEEADGKGGSRAALYPHPPQLSREEKRRRRRATAKYRSAHATRERIRVEAFNLAFAELRKLLPTLPPDKKLSKIEILRLAICYISYLNHVLDV